AGGAAAATTAGAAAAGAAAAAAATTATGCTCCAAAAAATTAAGTTTGATCCAAATCACTTAAGTTTTTGAAAGAGCCGGAAAAAATTAAAAAAATTACTAATAAAATCTAAATTTAAAATCACCAGAACACATTAAATTCTTCATACTATAAACAAAACTAAATTTCAATCATATTTTTAATTTTAGAATAAATATTATTATATATAATTATTTTTATAAATCTATAATATAATATTAAAAATTAGAATAGTTTAACTTTTAAATTAATAAACAAAGTGAGAATATGGGTAGTAAAGATATAGGCAATATTGTCGAGATAATGAAAAACGATTTCAAATCAGCATTTTCAAATCCTATTGTAACCCTTGTTTTGATTGGAATAATTATTCTCCCATCCCTTTATGCTCTTTTAAATATACAAGCATGCTGGGACCCTTATGGAAATACGGGGAATGTAGAATTTGCAATTGCCAATCTGGATAATGGTTCCACATTTAATGATATAAACATCAATGTTGGAAATGAACTTGTTAAAGATTTGAAGAAAAATGACAAATTCAAATGGACATTTGTTACAGAAGATGAACTGCGAGATGGAGTTCATAGCGGGAAGTATTATGCGGGTATAGTAATACCCAAAAATCTATCGTCGAATGTTGTTTCGATTTCCGGAGATGATCCTAAACAAGCAGAATTGGAATATGTCGTGAATGTAAAATCCAATCCGGTAGCTACCAAATTAACAGATACCGGTGCGAATACTGTTTATACAACACTTAATGCAAAAATTATTCAAATTATTAACCTTGCGGCATATGGAAAACTTGGAGAGTTACAGGAAGGTCTTGCAGCTGGTGCAAGCCAACTAGCCAGTGGTGGAGGTCAACTTCAAGCAGGTGCTGCGCAAGTTTCATCTGGTGCAAGTCAGGTTTCATCAGGTGTTGGCCAAGTCCAAGATGGAGCTAGTCAAGTTAAAGACGGTGCTAGTCAGGTCCAACAGGGAAAAAGTGCAGTTGAACAAGGTGCAAGCCAAGTACAACAAGGTTCCAGTGCAGTTCAACAAGGTGCAAGCCAAGTACAACAAGGTTCTGAAGAATTAGACTCTGCAGTAGACTCATCTTTAATTCCGGACGGCCCTGTGAAAGAGTATATTGACAGTACTTCGGAACTGGCAAAGGGAACCGGCAAAGTAGCTGATGGGTCAAGCCAAGTTGCTCAAGGTGCCAGTGACCTAGCAGACGGTTCCGTGAAATTAGCTGATGGGTCAAGTCAAGTTGCCGGAGGAGCAAGTGACCTAGCAGACGGTTCAGTACAGTTAGCCGAAGGTTCATTAAGTCTTGCAGCAGGTGCAGAATTACTTGGAAATTCAGCTGCACAAGCATTATTTACTGCAGCAGGTTCACTTGGAGCAACAGCAAATGAACTTTCAGCAATTACAGGTATCAACGAAACACTCCTTGGAGATTACTTCTTCTCACCAGTTAAACTAGATAGAAATGAAGTATTTTCAGTACCTGACTACGGATCCAATGTAGCGCCATTTTATATTGTATTGTCCATGTGGGTTGGTGCTTTAATTACCTGTGTGATGATAGAACCTAAATCAAGTATAGGAACCAAATATTCTCCATTTGAAATGTATTCAGGTAAATTATTAATTTACATAGTTTTGAGCATGTTGCAGGCTTGTGTAACAATTATTGGAGCTTATCTTTTAGGAGTTCATGTAGATAATTATCCATTGTTTATATTTTCATCGATACTGGTATCGGTAGTGTTCATGATTCTGGTATATTCAGTGATTTCGGCAATAGGAACCGTTGGAAAAGGAGCTATAGTAGTTCTTTTGGTTCTTCAAATTTCAGCAACAGGAGGAATATATCCTATTGAAATCATGCATAAATTCTTCCAAACATTATACCCATATATGCCAATGACATATGCAATTAAACTGATACGGGAAGCACAGTTAGGTGTTGTCTGGTCAAATTACTGGCCAGCATTAGCTATTCTTTTAGCAATTGGTATAATAACAGTTATCGTTGCAGTAGCAATTAAGGAAAAAGCAGATAAAAGGTCAAAATTCTTTGAAGAAAAATTGGAGGAAAGTGGATTATTTTAGAAGTTATTTATTAACTTCTAATTATTTTTAAAAAAAATAAACACGGAGCTAAATAAAATGAAAAAAAAGTTATTTATTATACTATTAGTTGCTTGCATATTATTTAGCGTTTCAGGCGTTTTTGCCGCTGACATCAATGATACTTCAATATCCAGTGATGAAAGTAATATAAACAATTTAGAAGCAATTAATAACAATGAAAATCAACCTTTAGGAAATGTCACTGATTTAATCGGCGATGAGGATAACGGAACATTCACAGCATTGCAATTGAAAATCAGTCTTGCTAAAGATGGAAGCGAAATAAATTTAACCAGAGATTACAAGTACAACGATGATTTTAAACTAACCACTGGAATTTTCATCAATAAAGACATAACTATAAACGGTAACGGCCATGTCATTGACGCAATGGGCAAATCAAGAATTTTCAATATAAACTATGGAAACGGATTATCATTCCACAAGGTTATTTTGAATAATATCACCTTTAAAAACGGTAATGCCAAAATCTATGGTGGTGCAATATTAAACTTTGCAGATTTAACAATTGATAACTGTTATTTTACAAACAATAATGCAGGCACTGCCGGTGGAGCTGTAAATTCATTAGGAGCTTTAACTTTAAAAAATTCAAAATTCAATAAGAATTCTGCAGGGGGAGATGCCGGAGCGGTTTTCTCACTAACACTTAAAAAAGGTCCACAGTTCTATTACAATTATTTTGAAGGCAAAAATGCAACTGATGATGTTAACCTTTTATTAGGTATTGCAATGCAAGCAGCCCTTGAACATGGAAAAGACACCATAACCAACTGTGTATTTACCAACAACATAGCTAACGGTCGTGGCGGAGGAGCGGTTTATGCATACTCCCATATAGATATAAATTCATGTACATTCAATTCAAATAAGGCCAGTGAAAAAGGAGGTGCCGTATTTGGATGTAAAGACCTATTTATTAAAAATTCAAAATTTAATAAAAATCAGGTTTCAATGTATGGTGGAGCAGTCTATTTCAAATGCCATGAGCAAACAGGACATTACGAAAACGGCAAATGGGTTTCCAGCGTTAAATATTACACAAATTCAATTGAAGGATCAACTTTTGCAAACAATGTTGCAGGTGAAAGAGGGGGAGCAATCTACGGGTTCAGAACTTCCGACTCAGATAAAGTTCATTGCGCTAAAGCTGTGAAATGTACTTTTAGTGATAATAAAGCTCCAAAAGGTAAAGATATCTATGGCGGAACAGTTAAAAATTGTGTTTATAAAAATACAAAAATCGCCTTAAAAACAGCTACTGTTAAAAAATCAGCTAAAAAACTAACCTTACAAGCAACACTCAAAAAAGGTTCATCACCACTTAAAAGCAAACAGGTTACTTTCAAATTTAATGGAAAAACCTATAAAGCAAAAACCAACTCCAAAGGTATTGCAAAAGTTACCATTAAACAAAGTATCTTGAATAAGCTTAAAGTGGGCAAAACCATCAAATATCAAGCTAAATACAGTAGTTTTATTGCTAAAAAAACTGCAAAAGTTAAAAAGTAAATGCACAAGCATTTACTATTTTTATTTTATACATATTCTATTTTTTACTAATATACCCCTATTTTTAAAAAAAAATGACACATATTAAATATAATCCCAATAGAAAAATAATATTATATTAAATTTATTTTACTAGAAAAAACTATACGGAATATAGATTGTTTATAAAGTCGGGTGATTAAATATGGATAAAGAAACCAAACAGCGTTTGGGTGAAATTAGAGCTGCCCTAAAAAAATATGGTTTTGATAAAATTTTAGGCCAAACGGCAAAAAATAAAATTCGTTCAAAAGATGATGATGAAGCAGATAATCTTTTATTAGATGATGAAACACCAGTTAAATTAAGACTGATGCTTCAGGAATTAGGAACCACATTCATTAAATTAGGTCAACTGTTAAGCACTAGACCTGATGTTGTCGGTGAAAGAATAGCAAACGAATTAGCTAATTTACAGGATGATAATCCTGCAATAAGCTATGAACAAGTCAAAAAAATTGTTGAAAGAGAACTTCATGGCAATATCGATGAACTGTTTGAAGACTTTTCCCACGACCACCTGGCAACCGCATCAATAGGTCAGGTTCATGAAGCCAAACTGATAACCGGTGAGAGAGTTGCAGTTAAAATCCAGAAAGAAGGAATTACAGATAAGATTGATCTTGATTTAAGGATATTGAAATTTATAGCCGCTCGTGCGGACAGATTAAGTGAAAAGGTTAGAAAAATAAACTTGCCCGGAATAATGGATGAGTTTGACCGTTCCATTCACAAGGAAATTGATTACAATAATGAATTCATGAACATGCAACGCATTGAAATGAATTTTATTGACGACCCAAAGGTCCATATTCCCGCTACATATGACAGATATTGCTCCTCAAAAGTTTTAACAATGGAGTTCATAGACGGTACAAAGTTAAATGATGTCTATGCAAGTACAGGAGATGAATTTGACAAGAAACTTTTAGCAAAAACTGTCCTCGATTCATATCTTCAACAGCTGTTCATTGACGGATTTTTCCATGGAGACCCACACCCAGGCAACATCATGATTTTAGAGGACAATGTATTGTGCTATCTTGATTTGGGCATGATGGGATTCTTTGATGAAAAATTCAAACGTGACCTTTCCGAAGTAATGCTGCTGTTTGTAGACCAGGACGTTGACGGATTGATAAATCAATTAATGTACATGGACATCCTTGATTATGACATTGATACAACTACTTTAAGAAGAGACCTGAATGACTTGTTTGGAAGATATTTCGGTGTACAGCTCAACCGTTTCGATGGAGTCTTAGAAGCACTGCTTAACCTAATGCAAGAGTATGGAGTCATTCTTCCAAATGAAGTTGTTACAATGGCAAGAGGCCTGTCAATGATTGAAGCTACCGCACACAATCTCGATCCTGAAATTGATGTATTCGCATCAATTAAACCTGTTGCAGCTCAAATTGCAAAACAGAGACTCAGTCCAAAAAGATATATAAAAAGCAAAAAAAGCAGTGCAATCCTTTATGGACATATGATTCAGGCATTGCCAAAACTTCTTACAAAAACAATCCACAAGATTGAAAATGAAGAGCTGCAATTCAGATTTGAAGTCGACATTACCGACAAGGTTTCAATTATAGCATTAATCTCAGCACTCATAATCGGTTCTTCAGTTGTTTCTTTCGGACCCAGAGTATTCGACATGCCAGTAATCTCATTAATAGGTTATATAATAGCCATAATCTTAAGTATTATCGGCATGAGAAAATTTGTTTTAAAATAGATTTAAACAATTGAGGATTAATTTCCTCAACACTTATTTTTTTAAGAACCCAATTTAATTATTTTTCTACCTTTTTTTTAACCCTATTTAATTAAAACCATTGAAAATTAATATTTTTTTCAACTACAATAGTAAGTATAATATATTTGTTAAGATACAAATATTATATTATAATGTTTTATAAGCTTTTGATAATATTGGAGGGAAATGATGATTAAAGTATATGTTTCAAGATTTAACCCTGAAACTGACAGTGAACCCCATATGGAGTGTTATGAAATAGAGCAAACTCCACACATGAAGGTTCTTGATGCACTGCAAGCTATCAACGACAAGTATGATGCAGACATCAGTTTTAGAAGCTCTTGTAGAGCAGGCCAATGTGGATCTTGCGGAATTTTATTTAAGGGAAACGGTGCTCTAGCATGTCAGAAAGAAATAAAAAACGGAGCAATTATTGAACCGCTCAGATTCCCTGTTATTAAAGATTTGATAGTTGACAAATCAAGTATTGAAGCTAAAGTTAAAGATTTGGAATTATCCCTTCAATGTGACCACACATGCAGTGATGAGCTTGACACAAGCATCACAAAGGCAGATTCTCAAGAAACCAAAAAGGTTAGAAGCTGTATCGAATGTTACTCATGTTATTCAACTTGTCCTGTTGTCAATATTGCAACAGAAGAATTTGGTGGACCATACTTAATGAGATATGTCCGTAAATTTGAAAGCGATCCGAGAGATAATTTTGACAGGCTTAAAGAAGCTTTGGATGAAGGATTATACAAATGTACCAGTTGCGGTAAATGTCTGGCTGTTTGTCCTAAAAACATCAACACCTTTGGAGATGCAATAGAAAAAATGAGAGCTATTGCAGTTGCTAACGGTTCAGGACCTCTTCCAGAACATGTTGCATTTAAGGAAAACATCTTAAAAACTGGAAGGTCCGTAAAAACCAATAAAACTCCATTCATAGAAGAAGCTGAAAACAACACCGGTTCAAAAGTTGCATTCTTTACCGGATGTATGGTAGATTATAAATTCCCTGAAACAGGACATAAACTAGTTAAAATCTTAAAGGAGAATGGAATTGATATTGATGTTCCTGAAGGCCAGGTTTGTTGTGGTTCTCCTCTTTTAAGGACTGGTCAAACTGACATAGTTCAAGATTTGGTTGATAAAAACAAGGAAGTCTTTAAGGATTATGATACAGTAATCACAATATGTTCAGGTTGCGGAGCAACATTGAAAAATAATCATCCTGATTTTGGCTCCAAACTAAATGTAATGGACATTAGTGAATTTTTAGTTGACAAATTAGATGAATCCAAACTTAACGAAGTCAATATGACCGTTACATACCATGATCCTTGTCATTTAGGAAGGGGTCAAGGAATTAAAGATGCTCCTCGTGACATCATTGAAAAAATTCCAGGTGTTGAATTTAAAGAAATGAAATATCCTTGTCAATGCTGCGGAGCTGGTGGAGGAATCAAATCCGGAAAACCAGATATTGCACTGGATTTATCCAAATCTAAAGCAGAAATGATTAAAGAAACCGGCGCTGATGCAGTAGTTACAATATGTCCATTTTGTGAGCTGAACCTGCAGGATGGATTGAATGCAATCGGAGAAGAAAATATTAAAGCGATGCATATTCTTGAATTATTGAATAAATCTTACGAAGAATAGAACTTAAATTAGGAGTTGATTAAAATAGGAGATGCTGCAGTCAGTGAAGAAAAAGTGGTTGAGACAACTGCAATGAATTCACCTGAAGAAAAATCAGAAGAAAAAAGCGAAAAACAGTCAACTTCTACAAAAAAAGCTAAATCCAAAACTCAATCCAGAGGAACCGGAAGAGTAAAGCTTGTCCGTGACAAAGAAGACCGAGAAACTAATCTCTTTAAAGAGAATATTTATATTGTTTTTGTCGAGTGTGAAACTCCGGGAAACATTGGTTTTCTTGCGAGAACAATGGCAAACTTCGGATTGAAAAATTTAGTTTTAATAAATCCTCCAACATTAACAAATGAAGCATTCTATCAAGCAACACATGGTAAATACATTGTGGAAAATGCAAAAATTTATGCAACTTTAGATGAATTCTATCAGTCACAAAGAATTGATTTTAAGGTTGCTTCTACAGGAATGGCTGGAGGAAGCTACAATTTATCAAGGATTCCGTTAAGGCCGGAACAGCTTGGTGAATCAATGAATGTTTCAAATAAAATTGCAATTTTATTCGGAAGGGAAGGAGATGGACTTTCAAACAAAGAAATCGAAGATTGTGATATCTGCGTGTCCATTCCAACAGACCCAACATATCCTATCATGAATATTTCACATGCTGCCGCAATAATATTTTATGAACTATTTAAGAATAGGCATGATTTTGGAGTTGAGGGAGTTAATGAAAGCAGTGAATTAGAAAAAGATTATCTTTTGAAAGACATGAATTCATTAATTGACACTCTGGATATTCCGGAACATAAAAAGAAAAACGGTAAAAAGACTTTTAGAAATATTGTTTCAAGAGCATTCATTACCGGCAGAGAAGCCCATACTATGAAGGGCATTTTAAGAAGATTGAATAATAAGATTGGTGGACAATGAGACGACCTAGATTTGCAGACATAAGCATATTTACTTTAAAATACATATTCAATTGGAGATTTTGGATAGCTGAAATTACCAAAAAATCAAAAACATACAGAAGATTAATTGATAAAATGCTTTTTGAAGAGGATGAAATCGTTGTTATACCAAATACAATAAATATCAATAAGAAAATTGAATCAGAAGGTTCTGAATTCTTACCTACACAGATTATTAAAGATGTTATTAAAAGATGCGACGATATTGTAATTATGAATTCCTGTCTGTGCAGAACCTCAAACGGCTGTGAAGATTACCCCCAAGATATAGGATGTATCTTCCTTGGCCCAACTTCCAGAAAAATTCCAGCACATATTGGGAAAAAAGCAACTGTTGAAGAAGCACTTGCACATGTTGATAAAGCAGATGCAGCTGGATTAAGCCATATCATAGGAAGAAATAAAATTGATACCGTTTGGATGAATGTAAGGCCGGGAAAAGGACTATTAACAATTTGTCACTGCTGTCCTTGCTGCTGTTTATGGAAAGTACATCCTAATTTAGATTATTCAATTAGTGACAAACTGGAAAAACTCGATGGAGTGACTGTGAAACTCCATGAAGACAAATGCAAACTATGTAAAAAATGTTTAATGGAAGTTTGCATGTTCAAAGCAATAGATTTAGTGGACAATAAAATTACAATTGATTACGACATATGCAGAGGATGCGGACTTTGCGTAAATGCATGCAAATTCGATGCAATTACCATTGATTATACTGCTGAAACTATTGATAATGTAGTCAATAGAATGGACAATTTACTTGAAATTAGAGAATTTTAATTATAAACTTATTTGTGTGAAAAAATGGCAATTTTAAGTGATAAGACTATAAAAGAATATTTAAATGAGGGCAAAATAGAAATTGAACCTCTTTTAGATGAAAAACAAATCCAACCATCTTCCATTGATATGAGACTGGGAGATGAATTTAAAGTTTTTAAAGTTATTAGAAAACCCTATATTGATCCTAAAGATGAAGATGATATTGCATCTTATATGGAATCAACAACCGTTAAAAAAGGTGATGCATTTATAATACATCCAAACGAATTCGCCCTGGCAACTACACTGGAATACGTTAAAGTACCTGAAGATTTGGTTGCAAGAGTTGAAGGGCGTTCAAGTATGGGAAGATTAGGCGTTACCATGCACGTTACAGCAGGATTTATTGATCCCGGTTTTGAAGGCAAAATAACTTTGGAGATATCCAACATTGGGGCAATGCCTGTTGCACTCTATCCCGGCCAAAGGGTTTGTCAAATTGTTTTTGAAACTATGACAACACCATCTGAAATCCCATATGGACATCCGGATAGAAAAAGTAAGTATATGGGTCAAACCCGCCCTGAAAGCAGTAGAGTTAAATTAGATTATGAATTGGAAAAATAAGTGGAGATTATATTTATGAATCATGATAAAATGTCAAATATTAGTGCGAAAAGAGGATTTTTATGGCCATCTTTTGAGATTTACTCAGGAGTATCAGGTTTTACCGATTACGGACCTCTTGGTGCAAGTCTAAAAAATAACATTATGCAAAAATGGAGAAAACAGTATGTTTCAGGTGAAGGATTTTATGAAATTGAAGGCCCTACAGTAATGCCTAAGGAAGTCCTAAAAGCATCAGGACATGTTGACAACTTTACAGATCCAATGTGCAAATGTGAAAAATGCGGAGAAGTTTTTAGAGCAGACCACATCATTGAAGATGTTATCGGTGAGGATGTGGAAAGCCTTGAAAATGAAGAGCTTGACCAAATAGTCATTGACAACAACATCAGATGTCCTGAATGTGAAGGTGAATTGTCAAAAATCTGGAACTACAATCTGATGTTTAAAACAGAAATCGGTGCAAAAGGCGATAAAGTAGGTTATATGAGACCTGAAACTGCACAAGGTATATTCATTTTATTCAAAAGATTAGAAAGATTTTTCAGAGGAAAATTACCGTTCGGCGCGGTACAACTCGGAAAAGCATACAGAAATGAAATTTCCCCAAGACAAGGTGTTATCAGACTTAGGGAATTCACACAGGCAGAAGCTGAAATCTTTTTAAATCCTAAAGATAAAACTCATCCAAAATTCTCACAAATTGAAAATGAGGTTTTACGCTTAAATTCACAGGAAGTTCAGGAAAATAATTTGGAACCTTTAGAAATTACTGCACGTGAAGCTTTGGACAAAGGCATTGTGGCTAATGAAATGTTAATTTACCAATTATATTTAGCACGTAAATTCCTTATGGAAATCGGAATTCCTGAAGATGTTTTAAGATTCAGACAACACCTGAAAGGAGAAATGGCACATTATGCTCTTGACTGCTGGGACGTGGAAGTTTTAACTGACAAATACGGATGGGTTGAAATTATCGGAATAGCTGATAGAGGAGATTACGACTTGTCATCACATTCCAAATTCAGTAACGATGAGTTAAATGTATTTGTTGAATATGATGAACCTAAAAAAGTTCAAAAAACTATTGTGAAACCTAATTTATCTAAATTCGGACCAATATTTAAAGGAGACTCTCCTAAAGTAAAACAGGCAATTGAAGAAGCTGACGTCAATGAAATAAAAGAAGCTATCGATAAAAAAGGTAAATTTACAGTCCAATTAGATAAAGAATATGAAGTTACTGAAGATTTATTAATTTTCGAGGATGTTGAAGAAGAAATTACCGGAGAAAAAATCACTCCTCATGTAATTGAACCGTCATTCGGTATTGACCGTATTACATATTCTGTATTGTTACACTCATTTACTGAAACTGAAGGAAAAGATTACTTTAAATTCAATAAATCCGTGGCTCCTGTTCAAGTTGGAATTTTCCCACTTGTCAACAAAGAAGGACCTCGTGAAATAGCTCAGGAATTAACTGAAAACTTAAGAATGGCTGGATTTACAGTTGAATACGATGCAAGCGGAACCATCGGTAAAAGATACGCCAGAGCAGATGAAATTGGAATTCCTCTTGCAGTAACTGTTGATTTTGACTCACTTGAAGACGATAAAGTAACCGTAAGGGACAGAGATACAGAAACTCAAGAAAGAATTGCCATCAGCGATTTAAAAGAGTATCTGGAAAAATATTATAAATGAGTTTAAAACTCATTTATTTTTAAATTTTCATAAAGATTATTGGCCCAAACAATAGGATCTTCATGACTGGAAGTTAAAATCCTTGTTTGGTCAAAATAACCATTATCCATAAATAATCCTAAAATCATCACATTATCTGTAATAATCAATAGGAAAGAATTTAATTCATCAAATGGTTTTAAAGTTTCAATGCCTGATTTTCTCTCGAAACTGTTTAGCAGGTTCTGAGGAACATATATTTCTACATCACCTTTGGATGAAATCATGTCACATAGGATATCGAAAAAAGGTTCGTAAAAAATCGGCATTATACATTTTACGAATTCCGCTTCAGCCAGACAATTTTGAATAAAATTGTATGTCCTATATGCATCGACACCCTGAGATTCAATGAAATTCGCATTATGAAGCATATGGAACTCCAATACAGATTCAAATGGCAGCATGTCAATGATATGGCCTTGCAGAATGTTGAAAAAGTTATCCAATACAGCAATTGTCTGGTCAAGTTCCATAAGGTTAGCAATGCGAACCCTTGTTGAATTGGATAAAAAATATTTATTTTGGTGTCTGTAAATCCAATGCTTTAATTCCAAATCATGCATTGTACTTGAAACGGAACTATAACTCAATCCAGTCAAATCAGTTATTTCTTTCATGTTTCTAGGTTCTTCCAACAAAGTTACCAATACTTTTAACCTAACAAAAGAATTTGTTACGAATTTTACATCTTCAGCTATTGTTTCAAAATTTTTTATACAATCTACAGTATCTATCATACAATCACCTATGTAGTATTACTCTTATCTTAATTTTTATTACTATGGGATATAAAGTCAGCTGAAGTGAACAGGTACATCGCAATGCACTTGCAAAATACTTAAAAAGAATGATATAATTAGATATTTTTTTAACTTTAAATCAACAAAAATAGAATATAACTAAAAATATTGACGTGATAAGATGATTGACACCCATATGCATGCAGATTCAAGAAGCAGCGAAGATTTTGAAAAAATGTATCTGGCAGGCATTAATCAGGCAATAACCTGCAGCTACTACCCTTATAAAATTGATAACGAAACTATACTTTTAAATCACTTAAATAGGATTTTAGAATATGATACAAAAAGAGCCGGAGAATATGGCCTTGATTTAAAGGTAGCACTCGGAATCCATCCTACAAATACTATAGAAAATCCTCAGATAATATTTGAAAACCTCTACAAATGGATTGAAAACAACCAGATTGTAGCAATTGGTGAAATAGGTCTTGAAGATTTGACAGATAATGAAATTGAAACATTTGAAAAACAGTTAGATATTGCAGATGAAACAAATTCCAAAGTTATCATACATACACCTAGAAAAAATAAAAAGGAAGTCCTTGATAAAATTCTGGAGATTTTACCGAACCACATGGATGAAAAAAATGCAGTTATAGACCACATAAATCCGAATGTTATAAAAACAGCAATTGACTGCGATTGCATGTTAGGCCTGACCGTTCAGCCTCAAAAGATGGATAAAAATGAAGCTATAGCTATTTTAGATGAATACGGATTTGATAAATTTCTATTGAATAGTGATATCAGCAATAAACCGTCAGACCCGCTATCCGTTCCAAAAACAGTGAGAGAATTAAATAGAAGAGGATATTCAAAAGAAAACATTGAAAAAGTATCCCATAAGAATGCGCAGGAATTCTTTAACATTTAAACTTCAGAGGCTATGATAAAATGGATAATCAGAAAATAATTATAATATTGCTAATTATAATAATAGCCATACTTGCAGTAGGGCTTGGAGTAATGCTTACAGGAGATTTCAACAAACAGGAATGTAAATTAACCGTAAAATGCAACAAGACCATGAGCAATGGAGATTCAGTAATCATTAAACTAACAGATTTGAATAAAACTCCAATCAAAAACGCCAACATTACAATCAAATTGACAAGTAAAAACACTACCAAAGAATATAATGCAACTACAAATGAAAAGGGAAAAGCAACTCTAAAATTAAGCAACATGGATGATGGAAAATACACAGTTAACTGCACATTTGATGGAAACGACAAATACAAAGCAACAACAGCTGAGAAAAAATTCAGCTATACCGATGAAATAGTCGCATCAGGTGGAAGTAGCTCAGATTCAAGTTCTAGCAGTTCTGTTGATCCAATTGATGCCAATCGTCCAACAAATGATCCGAATTACAAAGGATATACTCCGCTTCATGAAAGTGAAGTTACCAATGACGGCTGGAATCCTAGAGAACATGAAGTGTCACGTAAAAACATGGCTGACGGTTCCCAGGAAATACGTTACGATGACGGATACTACAGGCTTGTTGATGAAAACGGTTATGTTATCACATACGGATACAAATAGATAATTAGCAACTAAAAAAGTGAAATTATGAATTTGATTAAAAATATTCCCCTCCCAATAAGCGGATTGGTTCTTGCATTGTTATCTCTTGGAAACCTGCTGCAGGACATCCATCCATATTTAAGATATCTTTTTGGGGCCATAGGGTTAATATTTTTAATTTTAATTATTTTAAAAATAGTTTCCCATCCCCAAAATGTTAAAGAGGATTTTAAAAATCCTGTGATACTCAGCAGTTTCGGCACATTTTCAATGAGTATTATGCTTTTATCTACATACCTCACCCAATTTAGCTCAAGTATTGCATATGCCATATGGATTATTGGAATAGTCTTGCATATTTTGCTAATGATTTACTTTACCTAT
This window of the Methanobrevibacter sp. genome carries:
- a CDS encoding AarF/ABC1/UbiB kinase family protein, which encodes MDKETKQRLGEIRAALKKYGFDKILGQTAKNKIRSKDDDEADNLLLDDETPVKLRLMLQELGTTFIKLGQLLSTRPDVVGERIANELANLQDDNPAISYEQVKKIVERELHGNIDELFEDFSHDHLATASIGQVHEAKLITGERVAVKIQKEGITDKIDLDLRILKFIAARADRLSEKVRKINLPGIMDEFDRSIHKEIDYNNEFMNMQRIEMNFIDDPKVHIPATYDRYCSSKVLTMEFIDGTKLNDVYASTGDEFDKKLLAKTVLDSYLQQLFIDGFFHGDPHPGNIMILEDNVLCYLDLGMMGFFDEKFKRDLSEVMLLFVDQDVDGLINQLMYMDILDYDIDTTTLRRDLNDLFGRYFGVQLNRFDGVLEALLNLMQEYGVILPNEVVTMARGLSMIEATAHNLDPEIDVFASIKPVAAQIAKQRLSPKRYIKSKKSSAILYGHMIQALPKLLTKTIHKIENEELQFRFEVDITDKVSIIALISALIIGSSVVSFGPRVFDMPVISLIGYIIAIILSIIGMRKFVLK
- a CDS encoding TrmJ/YjtD family RNA methyltransferase, which encodes MIKIGDAAVSEEKVVETTAMNSPEEKSEEKSEKQSTSTKKAKSKTQSRGTGRVKLVRDKEDRETNLFKENIYIVFVECETPGNIGFLARTMANFGLKNLVLINPPTLTNEAFYQATHGKYIVENAKIYATLDEFYQSQRIDFKVASTGMAGGSYNLSRIPLRPEQLGESMNVSNKIAILFGREGDGLSNKEIEDCDICVSIPTDPTYPIMNISHAAAIIFYELFKNRHDFGVEGVNESSELEKDYLLKDMNSLIDTLDIPEHKKKNGKKTFRNIVSRAFITGREAHTMKGILRRLNNKIGGQ
- a CDS encoding YhgE/Pip domain-containing protein; the protein is MGSKDIGNIVEIMKNDFKSAFSNPIVTLVLIGIIILPSLYALLNIQACWDPYGNTGNVEFAIANLDNGSTFNDININVGNELVKDLKKNDKFKWTFVTEDELRDGVHSGKYYAGIVIPKNLSSNVVSISGDDPKQAELEYVVNVKSNPVATKLTDTGANTVYTTLNAKIIQIINLAAYGKLGELQEGLAAGASQLASGGGQLQAGAAQVSSGASQVSSGVGQVQDGASQVKDGASQVQQGKSAVEQGASQVQQGSSAVQQGASQVQQGSEELDSAVDSSLIPDGPVKEYIDSTSELAKGTGKVADGSSQVAQGASDLADGSVKLADGSSQVAGGASDLADGSVQLAEGSLSLAAGAELLGNSAAQALFTAAGSLGATANELSAITGINETLLGDYFFSPVKLDRNEVFSVPDYGSNVAPFYIVLSMWVGALITCVMIEPKSSIGTKYSPFEMYSGKLLIYIVLSMLQACVTIIGAYLLGVHVDNYPLFIFSSILVSVVFMILVYSVISAIGTVGKGAIVVLLVLQISATGGIYPIEIMHKFFQTLYPYMPMTYAIKLIREAQLGVVWSNYWPALAILLAIGIITVIVAVAIKEKADKRSKFFEEKLEESGLF
- the tfrB gene encoding fumarate reductase (CoM/CoB) subunit TfrB; translated protein: MIKVYVSRFNPETDSEPHMECYEIEQTPHMKVLDALQAINDKYDADISFRSSCRAGQCGSCGILFKGNGALACQKEIKNGAIIEPLRFPVIKDLIVDKSSIEAKVKDLELSLQCDHTCSDELDTSITKADSQETKKVRSCIECYSCYSTCPVVNIATEEFGGPYLMRYVRKFESDPRDNFDRLKEALDEGLYKCTSCGKCLAVCPKNINTFGDAIEKMRAIAVANGSGPLPEHVAFKENILKTGRSVKTNKTPFIEEAENNTGSKVAFFTGCMVDYKFPETGHKLVKILKENGIDIDVPEGQVCCGSPLLRTGQTDIVQDLVDKNKEVFKDYDTVITICSGCGATLKNNHPDFGSKLNVMDISEFLVDKLDESKLNEVNMTVTYHDPCHLGRGQGIKDAPRDIIEKIPGVEFKEMKYPCQCCGAGGGIKSGKPDIALDLSKSKAEMIKETGADAVVTICPFCELNLQDGLNAIGEENIKAMHILELLNKSYEE